Part of the Palaeococcus ferrophilus DSM 13482 genome, AAGAGAGGCTCAAAACGAAGAAGATAAAAAATTGGGGGGAGGTTCACTCCTCAACCACGTAGATGGGCACCTTTCCGTGCGGTATGCCGTACTTCTTGCCGTACCACTCGCTGAGGAAGTACCACTCGCCCACGAGGAGGACAAGGCCTATCGGGAGGAGTATCACCCAGCTGTGGATTCCTGCCGCGAAGAGGAGGTACAGCACCAGTCCCGCGGCCGAGGCGGTGAACGCGTAGGGCACCTGGGTGCTGACGTGGTCAATGTGGTCTGAACCACTGAACATCGAGCTCATAATTGTTGTATCGCTGATCGGGGAGCAGTGGTCGCCGAATATACCGCCGGCGAAGACCGCACCGATGCTCGCGAAGACCTCGGGCCCAACGTTGCCGGTGACACCGTAGGCGAGGGGTATGGCTATCGGCATCATGATGGAGAAGGTTCCCCAGCTGGTTCCCGTTGTGAAGGAGATGAACATCGCGACGAGGAACACTATGAGGGGCACCATTCCACCGGTTATTCCCGCGCTCTTGGCGAGGTCAACGACGTATGGTGCTGTTCCGACGGCATCGGCGGCGCTCTTGATGCTCCACGCGAGGACGAGGATGGTGTTTGCTATGATCATCTGCTTCATTCCCTGGACGATGGCGTTTTCCGCTTCCTCAACCGTCATGTGCCTTGTTCCAACGACGAGGGCAAACGCCAGGACAACCATCGTGAATGAACCCCAGAGAAGGGCCGTCGCCGGGTCTGAGTTGGAGAGAACTCCCATGATTCCGTCCGTCGCGTAGGTCTCACCGCCGCCTCCCGTGTACCACATCCCGTAGAGGGTCACGAAGACGAGCGCCAGTATTGGCCATATGAAGAAGTGAACGTTGCCGCCCTCTTTGGGCATTCCGAGGTCTATCTCGGTGGTCATCATGGGCTTGGCACCGTCGCGGAGAACTTTACCTTCGGTCCTTGCGCGGTACTCGGCGTGGAGCATCGGGCCGTAGTGCCTGTGGGTGTAGGCCACGATGAAGACGAGGATGATGGCGAATATCGAGTAGAACCTGTAGGGGACGCTTGAGAGCCAGGCGGTGTAAGCACCGTAGTCAACGTTCAGACCCTTGAACGCGTCACCGATGAGGCCTATCTCGTAACCTATCCAGGTTGAGACGAGGGCAAGACCCGCAACTGGAGCTGCCGTTGAGTCGTCTATATAAGCCAGCATCTCCCTCGAAACGCGAGTCCTGTCGGTTATGGGCCTCATGGTGTTACCGACGATGATGGTGTTGGTGTAGTCGTCGAAGAACACCAGAACTCCGAGGAGCCAGCCCATTAGCGAGGCCGCCCTGCTCGTCCTGACGCGCTTTGTGAGGGCCCGGCCTATGGCCATGGCTCCGCCGGACTTGTAGATTAAGCCAACGCCAGCGCCGATGAGGAAGTCGAAGAGCAGTATCCTCGCGTTCCAGTCGTCGGTGGCGTTGCCAACTATCCACTCGAGGCTCTGGGTTGTTCCCGAAATCGGGTTCCAGCCCGCTGCCATTACGCCACCAATCCAGACACCTGCGAACAGCGCCAGTATAACCCTCTTAGTCCAGATAGCCAGTATAATGGCCACCAGCGGCGGCAACAGGGACAACACACCAAAGTCAGACATATATCCACCCCCGTTTTTAACGTACACATTCATTTCCGCAGCCGCAACTATTTAGGGGATTTTATAACTTTTTCGTGAGAATTTCTGTCATTTGTTGGTCTTATTGAGGATATTGCGACAGATTGCCATACATATCGAAGGTGTTTCTGGGGCATAATGGCGTGTCGTAGACGTTTATGGTATTTGCGGCACTTTCAAGTTCATTAATGTGCACTACTACGATAAAAACCTTTCCCATAAAAGGGCCGGCGGAACGGAGTTTACATCGAAGTAAAACCAAATGAAGGGCATACAACGGCGAGAAGTATTCGGAGAGATGGAAAGAGATTCATCCAAACTACAGGAGCCCCCTGAGCTTCTGGAAATCCTTTCTCAGTTCCTCCTTCATGACCGGTCTATAGAGCGCAACCGCGGGATGGTAGCTTGGCATTATGACGACCTTTCCGAAGAGGGTGTATGCCTCGAAGGTTTTCCCGTGGCTCTTGCTTATGGGCTCGACCTCAAAGCCGAACTTCTTGAGGATGTAGGCCATGGAGTGCCTCCCCAGGGGCACTATGACCTTCGGCCTGATTATGTCTATCTGCCTGTCGAGGTAGGGGGAGCAGACCTTAATCTCCTCCTCCGTGGGGTCCCGGTTGTTGGGGGGCCTGCACTTGACGATGTTGGTGATGTAGACCTCCTCTCTGCTGAGATCGATGCCCTCCAAAAGCTCGTCGAGAATCCTCCCGGCCCTTCCGACGAAGGGAAGTCCCTTCTGGTCCTCCCAGTAGCCCGGTGCTTCCCCAACGAACATTACTTTGGCGTCGTAGCTTCCCGCCCCGGGAACGGCGTTCGTCCTCAGCTCGCCGAGGGGGCACTTTCTGCAGTCCCTTACCTTTTCCTCGAGCTTCTTCATCAGTTCCTCTTTTCCCACGTTCTCAGCTCCTAGATTTCTTTTTCATGGAAAGGAGGGTTTGCTGGGAGAGGTAGGCCTTCAGCAGTTCCGCCCACGCCGTGAAGTACCCCTTCTCGTACTCGTCCCTGAACTCCTGGGAGGCCAGCCTCTCGAAGTGCTCCTTTAGCTCGGAAGCCTTCTCCCTCTCGAACTCGTTTATGAGCTTGAATATCAGGGAATCCCCCTCGTTGTCCTTCAGGGCGCTCAGAAACCCCTCGATGGCCCTGTCGTAACCTTTTCCCCACTCGTCTTCCCCGACCATCTTCTCCAGCTTGTCGAGGTGGGCCTTGGCCTTGCTGAAGTCCCTCCTGAGAAGGGAGCGCACGAACATTTCTATCCTCATCTCTCTAGCCGGCATTCTACCACCACTCCATCTGATACCCCCGTGTTTTTAACACTTTTTGAGTGTACTCAGTTGGCCCATGGCGGGCATACCTATGCAGTTAAATCTGCATATTTACGCAAAAGTTTTTATACCCGAACTTGTAAGTCTTCACATGGAGGTGGGAGGTATGGCCGAGATCGTCGGCGAGACTCCAAGCGGCGAACGGGAATTCGCTGAATCGAGCAAGAAAATCCGTGAAATCGTTGAACACCCAGAGATTGATGAGGAGGAATTTAGAAAGCTCATTGAGACTGCTCCTTTTGGCTTCCAAAAGGGGGTGCTCCCCTACAAGACGTACTCCATCTGTCCTGAGACGAGGAGAATTGTGAGAGCCCTCGTGTGGGAGAAGGACGGTAGTGTGTGGATAACCAAGAAGTGCCCCGAGGGCATGATAACCGATGTGTATTACGAGGACGTTGAAATGTTCAAACGCTTCATGAAATGGAGCTACGACTTCAAGCTCGCCTCCTTCAACGTTGAGAACAGCGGGGTTAACTGTCCCCTGGATTGTGGCCTCTGTTCAAGGCACTACTCACACACGAGTCTCCTCAACATCGTTCTGACCAACAGGTGTAACCTGAGCTGCTGGTATTGCTTCTTCTATGCCAAGGAGGGCCAGCCGATTTACGAGCCGACCCTCGAGCAGATACGCATGATGCTCCGCAACGCCAAAAAGGAGCAGCCGGTTGGAGCAAACGCCGTCCAGCTAACCGGAGGGGAACCAACGCTCAGGGATGACCTCATCGAGATAATCAAGATAGCGAAGGAAGAGGGATACGACCACGTCCAGCTCAACACCGACGGAATAAAGCTTGCCTTTGAGCCCGAGCTCGTGAAGAAAATCCGCGAGGCCGGAGTCAACACCCTCTACATGAGCTACGACGGAATGA contains:
- a CDS encoding Na+/H+ antiporter NhaC family protein → MSDFGVLSLLPPLVAIILAIWTKRVILALFAGVWIGGVMAAGWNPISGTTQSLEWIVGNATDDWNARILLFDFLIGAGVGLIYKSGGAMAIGRALTKRVRTSRAASLMGWLLGVLVFFDDYTNTIIVGNTMRPITDRTRVSREMLAYIDDSTAAPVAGLALVSTWIGYEIGLIGDAFKGLNVDYGAYTAWLSSVPYRFYSIFAIILVFIVAYTHRHYGPMLHAEYRARTEGKVLRDGAKPMMTTEIDLGMPKEGGNVHFFIWPILALVFVTLYGMWYTGGGGETYATDGIMGVLSNSDPATALLWGSFTMVVLAFALVVGTRHMTVEEAENAIVQGMKQMIIANTILVLAWSIKSAADAVGTAPYVVDLAKSAGITGGMVPLIVFLVAMFISFTTGTSWGTFSIMMPIAIPLAYGVTGNVGPEVFASIGAVFAGGIFGDHCSPISDTTIMSSMFSGSDHIDHVSTQVPYAFTASAAGLVLYLLFAAGIHSWVILLPIGLVLLVGEWYFLSEWYGKKYGIPHGKVPIYVVEE
- the udg gene encoding type-4 uracil-DNA glycosylase is translated as MGKEELMKKLEEKVRDCRKCPLGELRTNAVPGAGSYDAKVMFVGEAPGYWEDQKGLPFVGRAGRILDELLEGIDLSREEVYITNIVKCRPPNNRDPTEEEIKVCSPYLDRQIDIIRPKVIVPLGRHSMAYILKKFGFEVEPISKSHGKTFEAYTLFGKVVIMPSYHPAVALYRPVMKEELRKDFQKLRGLL